The Mercurialis annua linkage group LG2, ddMerAnnu1.2, whole genome shotgun sequence genome contains a region encoding:
- the LOC126667066 gene encoding uncharacterized protein LOC126667066 isoform X2, with amino-acid sequence MGCAGSKGDKGPLKKIRKPKPWKHPQPITKSQLVQLRDEFWDTAPHYGGTKEIWDALRAAGEAELSLAQAIVESAGVIAQNADLTVCYDERGAKYELPKYVLSEPTNLIRET; translated from the exons atgggTTGCGCTGGATCCAAAGGAGACAAAG GGCCGCTGAAAAAAATCCGAAAGCCAAAACCTTGGAAGCATCCTCAGCCCATAACAAAATCTCAGCTTGTGCAGCTGCGTGACGAATTTTGGGATACTGCTCCTCACTATGGTGGCACAAAAG AAATTTGGGATGCTCTACGAGCTGCCGGTGAAGCTGAGCTAAGCCTTGCACAAGCTATTGTGGAGAGTGCGGGTGTGATTGCTCAGAATGCTGATTTGACAGTATGCTACGATGAAAGAG GTGCAAAGTATGAACTGCCCAAGTACGTATTGAGTGAGCCGACCAACTTAATCCGAGAAACTTGA
- the LOC126669708 gene encoding uncharacterized protein LOC126669708, with protein sequence MKRSHLYLASLLTLLVAFTFQFEAQAAPSGPFINYLSSFLKWSSSKTHQSDGNLLQYEDGYLVETVVQGNEIGVLPYKIRVSQDGELYAVDQLSSNIVKITPPLSQYSRARLVAGSFQGYTGHVDGKANEARFNHPKGVTMDNKGNVYVADTLNLAIRKIGDAGVTTIAGGKSNSAGYRDGPSEDAKFSTDFDVVYVHSTCSLLVVDRGNAALRQISLYQEDCDHQSSSLTFTDLLMVVGAVFAGYFACMLQQGFGSSFFCKTEQYSESEFESTPPIQGMKEEAGWPSFGQLMVDLCKLALEALANMFLYLIPSWGRSRKGLTPLKDKLRMPEDEVQRQTLSETRQSIHASVQSDTYSEIKPPKIKSATSLSTKYRSSKRAEFYGSGEVPSSGRSKGHREKTRHRQRDKSGEVVSGIEQKHVDYENPKFDHYNMRSKHGSDNSYQF encoded by the exons ATGAAAAGATCCCATCTCTACTTAGCTTCTCTTCTAACCCTTTTGGTTGCTTTCACATTTCAATTTGAAGCTCAAGCTGCTCCTTCAG GGCCATTCATTAACTACTTGTCTTCTTTTCTCAAATGGTCATCCTCCAAAACACATCAATCAG ATGGGAATCTTCTTCAATATGAAGATGGGTATTTGGTGGAGACTGTTGTCCAAGGAAATGAAATTGGAGTGCTGCCCTACAAAATCCGCGTCTCTCAGGATGGCGAATTATATGCTGTTGATCAACTCAGTAGCAACATTGTAAAAATTACGCCACCGTTGTCCCAAT ATAGTAGGGCGAGATTGGTGGCCGGGTCGTTTCAGGGTTATACAGGACATGTGGATGGAAAAGCCAATGAAGCTCGTTTCAATCATCCTAAAGGTGTAACCATGGATAATAAAGGGAATGTGTATGTTGCTGATACCTTGAATCTTGCCATCAGAAAGATTGGAGATGCCG GTGTGACAACTATTGCTGGTGGGAAATCAAACAGTGCTGGCTACAGGGATGGACCCAGTGAGGATGCTAAATTCTCAACTGATTTTGATGTAGTTTATGTTCATTCCACATGCTCCCTATTAGTTGTTGATAGAGGAAATGCCGCTCTTCGACAGATCTCTCTCTACCAAGAAGATTGTGATCATCAGTCCAGTTCACTTACTTTCACAG ATCTCCTTATGGTTGTTGGGGCTGTTTTTGCTGGCTACTTTGCTTGCATGCTTCAGCAGGGATTTGGGTCTTCTTTCTTCTGCAAAACG GAACAGTATTCAGAGAGTGAATTTGAATCGACTCCTCCGATACAAGGTATGAAAGAAGAAGCTGGGTGGCCATCTTTTGGACAGCTGATGGTTGATCTGTGTAAGCTTGCACTTGAGGCATTGGCTAATATGTTCCTCTACTTGATCCCTTCATGGGGTAGATCCAGGAAAGGTCTTACCCCATTAAAAGATAAGCTAAGGATGCCTGAAGATGAAGTCCAGAGGCAGACTCTATCCGAAACCCGGCAGAGTATCCATGCTTCCGTACAAAGTGATACATATTCAGAAATAAAACCGCCAAAGATCAAGTCAGCCACTTCTTTATCAACCAAATACAGATCCTCAAAACGCGCTGAGTTTTACGGATCAGGTGAGGTGCCTTCTTCTGGTAGGTCCAAGGGCCATCGAGAGAAAACTAGGCATCGCCAACGCGATAAGAGTGGAGAGGTAGTTTCTGGGATAGAACAAAAACATGTTGATTATGAGAACCCAAAATTTGACCATTACAATATGAGAAGCAAGCATGGATCTGACAATTCCTACCAATTTTGA
- the LOC126667066 gene encoding uncharacterized protein LOC126667066 isoform X1: MGCAGSKGDKGPLKKIRKPKPWKHPQPITKSQLVQLRDEFWDTAPHYGGTKAEIWDALRAAGEAELSLAQAIVESAGVIAQNADLTVCYDERGAKYELPKYVLSEPTNLIRET, translated from the exons atgggTTGCGCTGGATCCAAAGGAGACAAAG GGCCGCTGAAAAAAATCCGAAAGCCAAAACCTTGGAAGCATCCTCAGCCCATAACAAAATCTCAGCTTGTGCAGCTGCGTGACGAATTTTGGGATACTGCTCCTCACTATGGTGGCACAAAAG CAGAAATTTGGGATGCTCTACGAGCTGCCGGTGAAGCTGAGCTAAGCCTTGCACAAGCTATTGTGGAGAGTGCGGGTGTGATTGCTCAGAATGCTGATTTGACAGTATGCTACGATGAAAGAG GTGCAAAGTATGAACTGCCCAAGTACGTATTGAGTGAGCCGACCAACTTAATCCGAGAAACTTGA
- the LOC126668322 gene encoding uncharacterized protein LOC126668322, which yields MALVLRYVDKRGFVVERFIDLTHVSYTSAASLKDAIGSMLSEHKLSLSRIQGQGYDGASNMRGEFNGLKSLIMRETGSAYYVHCFSHQLQLALIFVAKNHFTINDIFDLIARLLNVVGASCKRRDKLSEQQANTVIYLLINGELQTGGGLNQEMSIKRPGDTRWGSHYASLLNIMAMFSSIIYVLEDVERDDTYQDQKAEARRLLEILESFDFIFCLSAKERLQQMRDSGWEDLMNNVFSFCDKVKITIPKMEDAYVTGGRRRTSHVSNLHHYQVDVFYAVIDMQLQELNRHFDEVNSKLLLCVACLSPKDSFSAFDKKNLIKMA from the exons ATGGCTTTAGTTTTGAGATATGTAGATAAAAGAGGATTTGTGGTGGAGAGGTTTATCGATCTCACCCATGTTTCTTATACTTCAGCTGCATCACTTAAAGATGCCATTGGTTCTATGCTTTCAGAACACAAACTAAGCCTCTCTAGAATTCAAGGGCAAGGTTATGATGGTGCTAGTAACATGCGAGGTGAGTTCAATggcttaaaaagtttgattatgAGAGAAACTGGATCTGCCTATTATGTTCACTGTTTTTCTCATCAGTTACAATTAGCACTTATTTTTGTTGCAAAGAATCATTTTACTATTAATGATATCTTTGATTTAATTGCTCGTTTGTTAAATGTGGTCGGAGCTTCTTGTAAGCGTCGAGACAAGCTTTCAGAGCAACAAGCAAAcactgttatttatttattgatcaATGGTGAATTACAAACTGGTGGAGGTTTGAACCAAGAGATGAGTATTAAAAGGCCTGGTGATACTCGTTGGGGATCTCATTATGCTTCACTTTTAAATATAATGGCTATGTTTTCTTCAATTATCTATGTACTTGAAGATGTTGAGAGGGATGACACCTATCAAGATCAAAAAGCAGAAGCACGTCGTCTTTTGGAGATATTAgaatcatttgattttattttttgctt ATCTGCAAAAGAAAGATTGCAACAAATGAGAGATAGTGGATGGGAAGATTTAATGAataatgttttttcattttgcgATAAGGTCAAAATTACAATACCGAAGATGGAAGATGCATATGTTACAGGAGGGCGCCGTAGAACTTCACATGTTAGTAATTTACACCATTATCAGGTTGATGTCTTTTATGCAGTAATTGATATGCAACTTCAAGAGCTCAATCGTCATTTTGATGAAGTCAATAGTAAATTACTTCTTTGTGTTGCTTGCTTGAGTCCAAAAGACTCATTTAGTGCATTTGACAAGAAAAATTTAATCAAGATGGCTTAA
- the LOC126670449 gene encoding uncharacterized protein LOC126670449, producing METLAILEELQSLVSDKLQVVSYKWLSRNFSVSSNAAKRLLQQFAEEHKNGVEVVYAVSGWVKNNPQTYHITLVSAHRLQEAREEFDGNCSIHVYSVQAAIPKDPAALWNDEFVQAEELFKQPSVVENCLRDNRFCGVFNPFVKRNVAGTAVNAASQSKSSGTPGPSRSSSAPDNIKDVHQQIKVEQSGPKAGKQSTVLVKDVKPESHGTEDQLSKPALHGGKVPLVSANEKKGQVDKNPTSLTSLWGRASEKSKVTSAVNNNSLITNPTASAEAQIGACEALEDLSSDDEARDVNFKCISNGKGGRKRRVIFHDSDDENEDTVSLATPDPPKEKINKILLSEKPNVNGLTDDKPIIKEEKSIDKAPDKDPRETSFAPSRSINSKDASREKVHNHSTKDDGNANIATSAVPGSPKRRKVLRTRIDERGREVNEVVWEGEDTDTNKADCNSTKNADSNSTKKVESNPIANTVNNRGAAAAKKSPTVAASNPGGKAGNKKKDPKQGNILSFFKKV from the exons ATGGAAACCCTAGCCATTCTTGAAGAGCTCCAATCTCTCGTCTCCGATAAACTTCAAGTG GTTTCGTATAAGTGGCTTAGTCGCAATTTTTCGGTCTCATCAAATGCTGCAAAGAG GTTGCTTCAACAATTTGCTGAGGAACATAAAAATGGTGTTGAAGTAGTATATGCTGTGTCTGGCTGGGTGAAAAACAATCCGCAAACTTACCATATAACCCTTGTTTCTGCACACAGACTCCAAG AGGCTAGAGAAGAGTTTGACGGAAATTGCTCAATTCATGTCTATAGTGTACAAGCTGCTATCCCAAAGGATCCAGCTGCACTTTGGAATGATGAATTTGTACAAGCAGAAGAGCTCTTTAAGCAGCCCTCTGTGGTTGAAAATTGTTTAAGGGATAACAG GTTCTGTGGGGTTTTTAATCCTTTTGTTAAGCGCAACGTTGCTGGAACCGCTGTTAATGCTGCTTCACAATCTAAAAGTTCGGGCACCCCAGGGCCATCCAGAAGTAGTTCTGCTCCTGATAACATTAAAGATGTACATCAGCAAATTAAAGTTGAGCAATCAGGTCCAAAAGCCGGTAAGCAATCTACCGTATTGGTGAAAGATGTTAAACCTGAAAGTCATGGGACAGAAGATCAATTATCCAAGCCCGCTCTTCATGGTGGAAAAGTACCTCTTGTGTCTGCTAATGAAAAGAAAGGACAGGTTGATAAAAATCCCACTTCACTGACAAGCCTATGGGGTCGTGCGTCGGAGAAGTCAAAAGTTACTTCTGCAGTAAACAATAACAGTCTCATTACGAATCCTACTG CCAGCGCAGAAGCGCAAATTGGTGCATGTGAGGCATTAGAAGATCTGAGCAGTGATGATGAAGCTAGAGATGTCAACTTTAAGTGCATTTCTAATGGCAAAGGGGGTAGAAAAAGGAGAGTAATTTTTCATGACTCGGATGATGAGAATGAGGATACAGTCAGCCTAGCAACACCAGATCCTCCAAAGgagaaaatcaataaaattttgcTTTCTGAGAAACCCAATGTCAATGGCCTAACAGATGATAAACCGATAATTAAGGAAGAAAAATCAATTGATAAAGCACCTGATAAAGATCCAAGAGAAACTTCTTTTGCTCCCAGCAGGAGTATCAACTCTAAAGATGCTTCCAGAGAGAAGGTACATAACCATAGTACTAAGGATGACGGTAATGCAAATATAGCTACTAGTGCTGTCCCAGGTTCACCCAAAAGGAGGAAAGTATTAAGGACCCGCATTGATGAGCGTGGTAGAGAAG TAAATGAGGTGGTCTGGGAAGGGGAAGATACAGACACAAATAAAGCAGACTGTAACTCAACGAAGAATGCAGACAGTAACTCAACGAAGAAAGTTGAAAGTAATCCAATCGCGAATACTGTGAATAACAG GGGAGCTGCTGCAGCTAAGAAGTCTCCAACGGTGGCTGCATCAAATCCAGGAGGTAAAGCAGGGAACAAAAAGAAGGACCCTAAACAAGGCAATATTTTGTCATTCTTCAAGAAAGTTTGA